A segment of the Arachis hypogaea cultivar Tifrunner chromosome 5, arahy.Tifrunner.gnm2.J5K5, whole genome shotgun sequence genome:
tcaaatttttaaaatatccaagtagttattttaaaaaaataacaatctgAAATCCTAATTTACTAAAGCATTTCATTccaatactctcttctttttcaaccggcGGCCACTCCCACCTTTATCAATAATCATCCCATGGCTTGCCACACGACACTCACCCttagtaaaaataaccatccacttaaagatgaaaataatcatccacatacctaatgaattgaacatctaacataatttaattatatataactaaactcaatcTAAGCAAAATAATtatctatataaaaattaaaataactatccgcatacctactaaaatgaccatcctaaattgaccattaaaatagaagaagaagatgaataaacGGAAGAAACAATTATGATCAtccaacaatttaatttttattagaaaaaaaaagaaaaaatgtataaTTTGACACATGAATCTTATGATATGATGTAACCATAAAACTggagaaacaaaaaatagaaaaaaaaattttgaacataTGAGGAGACATGAGTGAGAATCAAAAGTAAGCAATTGAGTATTTGATTTGATATTGTCTTCAAGCACGCGTACGTTACATGTACCATACTCATACAGTTAATTCAAACAGCGGTGTCGTTGAGCTTTTGGCGGCATATGCGAAAACCCGTGGCAGTATCAACTGGAGTCTGCAGCAGCGTCGGCGGCACGGTTATGTGAGGGGAAAGAAAGGTGTAAGTAACAGATGGAGGGTGACGGCTCTGCTAGGGTTTGGGTGTAGAGATCATATGTAGTGTGAATGAATTTAACTactaatcttaattttttaaatttcaaaatctgaatttaaataattaattaaaaatctaatttttaatttttaaaatacctTTCTTTTTAAgttcattgtacatattgtacactaaaattactggcttcctatactttttctttacaAAATTTCAAAGTGAAGCTTCTAATATTTTATAACACTTGAAGAATAAATGTCTTGATAAATTCAAGCGTTCTGTTCATATTTTGTGCTAGCACAATTAGAAATTATGctaagaaaaactaaattttttttacataagaaTTTTTCTTATGTTTATTTGGTGTCAATATCTTAAAAGtttagatatataaataatagTCTTCATAATGCAATAATATCTTAGATTTAGTTGTTATCAATGATTTAAAAATCGAATATGACCAATTCGACTGAGTTAACCAAGAACCGATCCTCTAACCGGTCCAATTGAGGCTCAAAATTGTCTCTCAAAAACCGGTTAAAAAACTGACAAAATCGGTGGTTAATCGGTGAACCAACAGAATCGGCCTAGTTTTTGAAATTGCCTATTCACTACTTCACCCCTCAAAACGGCccagtttgataaaaaaaaaaaacctcagcAAAACACCTTATTTTCCCTGGCCCGTTCATTCTCTCTCACAAGTCACAAAAAATCCTCAAACTGAGAAATTCTAACCCTATCAAAGCAAAGCAGCCACCATCCCTACCACTATCATCGGTGGCAGTGGCAACCAGCGGTTGCCATCCTCGCTCTTAAAGGTCTCTTCTTCTCCCCCCATCGCTAGAAGGTCGTCATCAAGCTTAAACCTGTCCTACCTCGTTGTCGTCGAACGAAAATTCCTGCGGCTCAGCTCTCTTCTCCTCGCTATCACAAAGGTCTACTCGGATCTCTTCTCCTGGCCATGGTGAACGTCTGCTCAGCTCTATTCTTGTAACACttttactatcagaatgtcacacttctggttgcgctactctgatagcgaGAAGTATTACGACAAATTTCatatactaaataataaaatatgagctTTTGACAGAAAATCATATCgttgttttctttgaaaaaccaaaaatactttttcctaatcaaacatgcatatataAGCAAATTCAATCACAatcctctctatatatatatatagtgtaagCATACATATCATTATAATTCATATTCCTCTtacaaaaatacaataataaatgcgagaaaaatatataatatatacaataatatacAACACAATCAGATGCGCAGAAGAAACTCCTTAAACTCTTCGTCCATTTCGAAAAGAAAAATCTGCAAAGGGTGAGAATATTGTCCTCGCAaattctcagtagagggttttaaGAAGTATCATAAGAGTATACGTAAAAGAAAAGAATTGATTTTAATTGCAGTGGTTATCACTTATCTTATGAATCTATTCaaaacattaataattaattatccaaaaatttAAAGTTCACTTCTTTAGTGAAAAGAATATCATAACTCAATTAATATctcataatataataattttagctTCCGGCCCAACATATAATCAAATCTCGTTACGGCCTCCATCCCAAATCAAATCAACTCGGTCTCCGGTCCAAATCAAGTCAAAATACCATCAAAACTCAGTGTCAAAATATAATCAATTACCAGCATCAAACGGTACAAAGCAAATACAATCAAAGAACAATTTCAACCAGTACCATatcaagaacaaccctcagcATTACCATTGCCAGCATAAGAGATCTCTCATTTATTCAAAATACAGACAAAATAATACAAAGAATACACAAACAGAGAGGACAATTAAGCCAATTAGTTCAATTAACATATAGGTATAATTATGCAAATAGGAAAACCAAATACAAGATGCACACCCAAATAATACACACAAATAtaaatgatgcatgtctgtcttaTGGCCAATAaactcatttgtcggttatatagtcAAACCCGAcatatccggtagctaaccctcGACAGTCTCTCGTTGCGCGCATCCCTAAGCTCAAACCCATATTCATTAATCAATGTCCATAGGAGAAACATGTGGGAAGGTATAAGTGTCCGCACACATCTTGCGACGGAGGGTCAACAAAGTCTCAATTCCGACTGGGAGCAAACAGGACAAAACCAACATCCTTACATATTATCCTGGAAGCTCAAATACCGACTAGGAACAAGCAGGataaaaccacaatccttgcatctACCCCAGAAGTTCAAATACCGACTGGGAGCAAGCGGAACAAAAGCATAATCCTTGCATCTATTATAGAAGCTCAAATATCAAGATCTCTTTTAAAAGATAAAGTTAAACCCATTTCTCTTTCATAAAACTcattttcaccaaatcaaaagtctCAAGTAAACCTCGATAATCCATTCTTCAAATTCATTTGAAATCCCCAAAAACATAACTCTCATATTTGAAATGATTGCATACAACCcattttcaacttcattctcaagTTCAATAATTTTTCGAGACCCGAAAATCATCTTTCTTcaccaatcaaattcaaatattgtAAATTCACCAAAACTCCTCAAAAGGTAAttctttaatcaaactcaaacataagTCTTTTTATATCAAATCGAACACAAGACATAATtcctttcttaaataaatcaaactcgaaacatgattcttttcttaataaatcaaactcaaaatagtACAAtccttttcttaaataaataaaactcaaaacacaatttttttctCAATAATTCAGACTAATCTTTTCTTaatcaatcaaaatcaaataatataattattaaatccaaatctttctaaataatcATTTCAAATGAAgtctccaatttttataaaaatttcgataGTATCTTCTCTAAAATTCGAACTTTACCATCCTTTAAGGGTcctaaccaaaccaaaccaaatatCTCTCAACCATTCAAATCATTTCTAATTAATCATCATAATAATACCAACTCAACTCAATGAAATCAACAAAGTCCAAATTTCAAGCAACCAATCTCATCAATCCCAATTTAAACCAACTTCAACAACATCAATcaataattcaaaattctcaGTTTTCTCAAACAGTTTCAAAACTAAACCATTCCTTAATATAAGAATATATATACCAAATTTTCAATGCAATTCATTTCTCAATATACATATACCAATCGATTTTCAAATCAATATGTCATTAACTATCACAACACAAATTCAATCAATCAAGAATTCAATCAATTAAACAATCATATTCTTTCAAAATAACTCAGTCAATCTATAAGATTCACATAAttaccaaaaaaatatatttttgcatCAGTATCAATTTCTAACAATTCTTGAAAATGAAATGAGTTTAAGAAAAACATTCCTACCTCGAATAGTCAAAACCTGAAAGCTATAAAATGCGTCAAAACTTTCTTTCTACAGGCTCGCAACTGCGGCAGCCGCAACCACAATTCTAAACCACTTTCACAGCAACTCCAATCGCAACACGTAATAACTAAACTCAATAGTATAGCAATATCGTGACGAAGGCCGGCGAGAGGCGGCGACAAAGGGGAAGGGAAAGGAGAAGggaaaggagaagagaaaagggaaggggCTCGGGTTGGGGAAGGGGAAGAGGAAGGGCTCAGGCTGAAGAAGGggcttagctttttttttttttttaaattaatacaaaACGGCATCGTTCAGCTTTCTCAGGAATGGAAAGTGTCTTAGGGACTACTATGAGTTCCGGAGTATAAGTTTGATGATGAAATTGGATAACTATTAACTTTAAGAACCACTTTAATGTTCGAATGCAACTTCAAAAACCACTTAAACTTAACTCAATAAATGTGTTATCAGAGTGTATACCAACCCTTTATTTCCaatgaaataaataatatctacctttggctaaaaaagaaaaaaggtgtAAATGCAATATTACAACAAGTTACTCACCCCTTAACAACCGGTTAATCGAGTTCTTCCCTAACAACAAAAGGAAGAGCACATCCTTCATACTTAATCTTATTGCCTCCAAATGATCCTCATTTCCGGGAGTTGGGAGGGAGTATTCTCAGTAAAGCTTTTGCGAGGAATGAGGTGGAGAGGAGTAGGGCATGAGCTTTAGCATGACTGATTCTTGGGAAATTttattataaacaaataaaatatttatagatttAAAGTTTAGTCACGCTCAGAAGAAAAAAttctaagaatttaattttgatgcaagtGTAAAACTGTTTTACAAATATATTCAATCACATAACACcatattagtaaaataattactttttatattgaCTATGTAAATGATCATCTAAAAAAATGGTTGTAATTGCACGACtgtcaatacatcaaaattaaactctttttaaTTCATTATTGTAAGATGagttatttttcaaattaatcaTTTTTGTAACTCCATTAACAAATTACCGTCAATGATTGATGATGCGGGATGTTAATTGACAACATATATGATCCCTAGTATGTCCAATTAAACGCTGATCAAATATTCATGAAATTCTATCTATTTAGTCCATTTTTCTAATTACATAAACTCTAATCCCAATATAACCTAGCgactaaattgataaatttttataaacatatttgTTTAATGTGTGATTAAACATGTTAGGTGTCATATATGTTGTCAGTTAACATTCTATATCATCAATTTTTGACAAAAATAGTTAATAGAatgataaaaagacaaaaataattaatttataatctttataagaccaatttaattgataaaatttttcaagaataaattcaaaaatagccTATCTTTcatgaattaatttgactacaaaTACGTAGTTATCTTATTGTTAGTGCAAATATCATATTTTTGGGCCGTTAAGATAAAAGCGTGGAACAGAACCACCACATCACTAACTATAAAAACCATTGAGCAACCAGGATAAACAAAAGTCGAACAGTATCTGACGCCAGTTTTTTTCAAAGATTTGATTGTATGATAATTTTCTTGAAAAACCTATTACTATTAGTCCTTCATAAAATGTTTCAAAAACTTATCCGTCCTGTTACtcgtttaagatttttttttttttttttttgtgaagggGACCTAGGGCCCTCGTTTAAGATAATTTAAGAAAGCTAATTAACCAAATCATAAAAGCTAACCACTAACCCGTCCATCTAACCACCTGAAAGGAAAAAGGAggcaaaaataataagaaaaaaagagtaaGACTAAAGGGCTTGATAATCTAAAGGCAATATCTTGTGTTAAAAGTTACAGTACTTGTTAAGAGTTATTGTACATGATCGATTGAAAGGGCTAAATAACGCCCCACAAATTCTCATCCATTCTGCTAGACACTTTTGAATGTAGAACTACTTAAATACTAAAAAATGACTACCTAATCTACACAACTCAGTATCATGCTGCTTATGGGCTCAGATTGCCTAAGGAAGAGGACCAGGTGGTAACTTCCTCTGAGGCACATAACAAAATTTATAGTCCTATTATCTATCATACATATGTGGCTTCCTTGATAGAAAAACTACCATGCTTACAAAAGGCAGATGGAGAGGCTTCACTAATCACCATTGCCTTCATGTTTAGATGTATGTGAAGTTGGACCGTCATCAAAACCTGAACTGGGAGCAAGCTCATTCAGATCAAGGAAACGTCTCTTCGACATGCCCTCAACTTCCTCTTGGCCTGGCGGACTACTTGAGTTTTCAGGATGCTGGTTCTGGTCTTGGTATTGATTTCGCTGATTCTCTCCTGCAGGCTCTTCATTTTCTCCTGTTGCAGGCTCTTCGGTTTTTGCTGCTACAGGATATTCATTTTCTCCTGCGACATGATCTTCGTTTTCTGCTGCTCCAGGATCTTCATTTTCTCCTGCTGCAGGATATTCGTTTTCTGCTGCTGCAGGATTAGTGGCAGGCTCATCGACTTTGAATTCCCCATCATCATCATTACCATCTGATTCTTCACTTTCCACCATGAACTCCCCATTCTCACTATGATCTGAGCATTTATCCGATGCATTAGACTTGTCAGGTTTGATAAACTCTGTTTCTGACTCAGACATCTCATATTGTCGATAATTTATACGGTTCCTAGTTGCCCTCTTACTGCGCCTAAGACCTGAATGAATCTCACCCATAGACCTCAGTTTAGTTTCCCTCCTAGTACGGCCTGGCAATTGCTTGACTTTACGAGGCTGGGGTTTGTCACTATCCTCACTGATACTCATGgaatcttcttcctcttcctcttcaacattgTCTTCATCCCAATGATATTCTTCATCCCCTTCAGATGCAGAGCTACTAGAGAACTTCCTTCGCTGCTTACGTTTCCGGAGATACTCTTCATCATATACGGCTTCTCCAACAATATCATCATCGCTGTCAAAGTCTACATCATTATCTGATACCACCTCGATAAACTCGTTCTCAGAGTAACGCCTGGGCCTCTGCCTTTGTCGGTTGCTGATGTGGAATCAAGATGAACAATGAAAATTGGATAATACATAGATTAATTTGAGGGGAaagtgttttcttttcttttttcttagcaGATAAAAGGGGAGATGGAGGGGAAGAACTACAAACCTTCTGTCCAACATATCCCTTTCATGctcttcttcatcatcaaagTCAGGTGATTTTGGAGATGGCATACTGAACTGATGTTGAGAGGCATATGAAGGACCACTTAATTTTCCATTAGTAAGAGCATCAGGTTTTACTCCTGCTTCTCTCGTCCTGGGTATAGGTTCCGGAGATGGTTGCTTTTTCCTGACAAAGGAAGAAATAGATGTGTTGTATAAGTACACAGGACAAATAAATGAGCAAGTATCAAGCTTGATAGCTTAGGTACCGTCATTGGGTCTTTAAATAACTCACATTGTAAAAATCATACAAGTTTacatatttcaaaaatttcattttaaaaatgaGACATTAGACATAACTAAATACCAATTTTATGATTAATATtggaattataattttataagaaaataaGCGAAAGAAAGATTGTTAAAACTCGAAATATATGAATCAATTGTGTTAGACCATACTTTAATCTATTGATATATTATTCTTCCTTGACAAAATATAACTAATTAATGGTAAATATATTAACTTAGCTTAACAAAGTAAATATATTGCACAAAATAAGGAAGCTAACTCATGTATCCAACAAAACCGATCAAAATTGTACATTTGCAAAGGTAAAAACTAGGTGTAATTTTAACTCCAAACTAGCCAGAAAGTATAGAAAACAGATTTTTATAGAGGGTTAGGAAGACAGAAAGATGAATAACATACTTGGTTATCTTGATTGCCTCATTGATAGACCGATCATAATCATCTGCAATAACAATGAATCAAAGTTAGATCAGTGTAAAGTCAGTGCATAATGATACCCAGGAAACATAAAATTAGGTAGTGCAGGTGAATTTAGATCCTTAAAAGTGAAGTAAGTTGATAAAGTGACAAAGTGAGGAATTAATCACTATTGAATTTGTAACTTCCATGAGATGTGTACCCCACTATCTTAATTAAGAGTGATTAACTCTTCACTTTAACACTTTACTAACTTCCTCACTTTAGAGGATCTTGATCCAGTTCAAGTGAGAAACTAGATCATACTACTTATACAAAATCCCAGGGTATATAAAATTGCTTTTCCAAGCATAACAAAATTGTGAACAACATAATCAAGGCAGGGTGCTTCTATAAAGAAGAGCTTGGTAATACAACTTTCGTAAGAAAGTGCGGTCATGTGTAAACTAACAAGGCTAACAGAAGTATATAAGAAATATTCGACAACACATTTACCAGATTGATTTATTAATCATTCAATGATCCTAAAACCACCAAGCAACAGAAAGCACCAGTTTAATATACCAAGATATTGCACATTATCCCAATCATATATTAGCATCATAGAGTATCTAGACTAGATATCTAGAAGAAATGTAAGAATAacttgtatttcttttttacttCTTGATTTGCGACTCTAACTAAGGTTAGGAGTCTAGTATTAGTTTTTTGGgattaaagaaatataaatatgaaAACAATGATACAAGAAATTGGGAGAAGTGATCCTCCttacaaaagaaaaaacaaacaaaagagaAAAGGATCAATGAAGTATATCCTTCCAATCTCTCAACATGATTGAGGgaaaaaactacaaaaaaaaaaatcctttaaaTAGGAGTCACATATTTTCCCCCCATAAAAAGAGACAGTGACACAAGAAGCTGTGAGGACAAAAGATCCTTCTCACaagagcaaaataaaaaaattaaaaaaaaattcaaggatGCATGTAGTTACCAAGGAAAAAGCTTATTATTTACTACTAAAACCAGACATTTCTCATGAAGAATATAGACATTATTTTCCACATATGAGTTCTATCTCCAAAACCAGACAGTTGCAGTGCATGCCAAAAATAACAGGAGGGTGACAAGGACAACTCCAGTTGTTAAATCAAATGCAAATCATGTATTGCGGGCAACAACTacaaacagaatgaaaaaagaTGGCTCCATGGTTAAAGTTCCTTGAACTTGCCCTTACCAAAAGTGTAAGTAACAGGTTTCCTATCACGAAGTGAACGCCCCGTGGCAAGCCCATCAACACCCAAGAAATTATCAAGAAGAAGGGCTTCTCTGTGTTGCTTTTTCATCAATCTTTCCTTTTTCTGCACAAATATAGTGTCAATTAAGAATAACACAAGATTCTTCACAAATcaagattttttataaaaaaagggaaagaacatgATTTCAAGTTCAGTTGAGAATCCTATCTTCTCAATTTTATTAACCCTCACCACCGAAAACAAAGGTACACATGAAAATAAAGTACCTTGTGAACTTTCTCAATTTCAGGAAGCATATCTATCTTCAGCTTTTTTCCTACAGAAGCCTCCGTTCTGTTTTTACTGGAGAAAAGTTTCTCCTATGCAACCAGATGCATAAATTCAAATAAGCTATTGCTCAAATGAAAAAATAAAGTAGTTGCAACACAATGGAAAACAAAACTCTTTGTTTCATTGTTTCCCttgaaaatggaaaaagaaaaataagggtgATTCATATCATCAGAAAATAAACAAATGCCCACATTATGAGAAATCAACAAAAATCACATTGACCTAGATATTAGATTTTTGAGTATCAATGAACATGAACATTTAACCACATTAAACATCTGATCAAAAAATAATTGTTACAGCTAATTTTGACCAGTTTTATAGGCGCAAGTCATTAGCGAATACTGGAGTCTGGCTAATACTAAACTAATCATTGGcatttcaaaaagaaaaataaaatacaataaattaagAAAAGGGCTTAATGCACATCACTAGGTCAGAGGTACGGTTTTTGGGTTATACAAATTCCATTAATTTGTAATCAATTGTTCTAATAatagaaaagaagataaaatcTTTTGCAGTAATGTACAAGTCACTTGCACTTGGTCTACCATGAAGACAAGAAAAGCCAAAAATTCACAAAATGCTTTATCATCTCTTCATTTTAAGAGAAAATTGTGCTCATAGCATCTCTGGTTCTATTTTCTAACTCATTTCTCTCGCACACAAGTATTGAACAGCATAAATTTTTCAGTATCCcattccccccccccccttttttcctATTACTTGTCCATATCTCTTCTACACAATGTTTCAACATCCTTGAAGTTTACTTCCATCCACTTCAATAAACTTCTCTTTAGCTCTTAATGGTTTGTTTATAGAGATGATTTATGAGAAACACCATGATGATTGAAGTTCAACAATGCAACAAACCACACCTAGTGGATACATAATGGTTTCAATGGATAGCATACAGTGATAAAGATTTCTTACCGCAGTATTCTATCACTAGTTAACTCAAGTTTTACTCAACAGTTGGATGTTTCAATTTGCTTTACCCATCTGAAACGGTGATAATGGAATGAAACAttacaaatatatataacatttgtAATCACATCAGGTGATTTAAActattgtagttttttttttctcctttttaatcTTTGTTATAGTTGTAATCTGATAAGCAAAACTTTAAGCTACTGAGGTTACTCCATCAGATATGTTGAGGATCTCTTGTACTCCCATCTTTTAAATTTCTATCTTCTACTGAATAagattcttcttttattttatttttttttttaaaaagaagttTCTGTTTTCATAACCATACTTCATCTGGATTTGCTATTAAATTACAGTCAATCAGAAGTTTACCCGTACATTATAAATCAAGTCATGTTTCTAAGTGCATATAATAAGTCAACAAATCAGGATAAATTTGTGATTCCAGTACAAAAGCACCATTATTAATGTACTAATTTATGTATCAAGCTAACCATGACCTAGCCCATGAACCTAACACTGAAGTCCAATTCAAGCAAAACACTCGAgaattgtttaaaaatttaaaacattcaAACAGAATATAGTTAGACAAGCCTCAGTAACTTACAGAAACATCTTGAAACTCGTCGAAATTGGTAGCAATTGCTTCCCACTGGTATGATGTGTTAGAAAGAACCCGGGAACCTCTTGGTTTCCCTTTCCTCTCTTGAACCACTTCAGTTTTCCTTATTTCCCTATATAACCTATGTCCAATAATTGGGTCATCTTCATACCTACACTAATTAAATTCCAAATGAATAAAAGCATGAAGAGACATGAATGTGCAACAACAGTCCTGATAacattcaaattttgaaaagttcTAATTGAAAGAAACTATTCATCACCAATAAGAAATTCCATGCGAATCACCACCAATACGCTCCTTTCGGAATGTGGAAAGTTGAACTCCATGTTTGAGTGAGTTGTCAATGTAATTTCGGATATCTTCTTGCTGCAAAATATTAGCAAAACCTATCATTGTAAGCCCAGTAGTATATCTGCTTCCCCCTATCCCCAGCCTCCTCAAACTTCCCAAAGTGTGTTATTAGAGAGTAAAAAGTCCCAAGTCGATACAAAAGCCATTAGCCTGAAGATAGCATGACCACGCATCTATGTGAATTGTATTACATATGATTATAAAGGCTGATTATCACACCCTTATTAGTTACACGCAAAAGCAGAAAGTAGCACTTCATATGAAAGATAGTAGAAGCAGGACAAATAAAACAAAAGGGGGAGGTAGGTTGCATCAAAACAAAGCAACAATGATTATAAAAGGGTAAATTTTCAGACATAGATAAAATAAAAGGGGGAGGTAGGTTGCATCAACAAAGCAACAATTATTATAAAAGGGTAAATTTTCAGACAGATTATACAGCGTTAATTCAATGAACAGCGTGAATGAACTTAGCATAATTTTCAAACAAGAGCCAAGCTAACATCAAGCAGAGTGATCACATCCTACTATTCTGAAATTCACCCATTTAAGTGAAAGAGGTATAACAAGTATAAACACGTAAAGCTCTAATTAGTAATTATACCTCAACGCGGATATCACATAATGCCTTTAAAATGACTACACGGACCCCTGGATCGAGTGATCTGTATGCTTCAACCTCCGCCCTGTCATGTTAACAACTTAACATAAGCTGAGACTTTGCAAGTGCACAAAGCTTAACAAGTAACAACATGGAATTTTGGAAATTGAACGGCAAGATGAATGTTTACCCATGTGAAGCAACAATTGGAAGATCCCCATCAGCAACCTGCATTTGATTTTCATCCTCATATTAGCTAGAGaaacaacaaaatatacattattCTCAAATATCAGCTTAAAGT
Coding sequences within it:
- the LOC112802596 gene encoding DDT domain-containing protein DDR4 produces the protein MSQGSPLPANEPSNPHSPEPDSQKDTETTTTTATTTAADEPPPPALAPVINRSNRPSRACTIRAAARIQAASQPAIERRKKAAKKEQSRRDELPSPSSPSQSQQQQCSKIVTPLVEPPTSSQLPRFHLRSMWELASALNFLNLFRPLLNIQVEFSAEEFETALLTPNDTLAYIHMPLLKAIPPITRMALTRDTWITVLCRKLRDWWHWVADGDLPIVASHGAEVEAYRSLDPGVRVVILKALCDIRVEQEDIRNYIDNSLKHGVQLSTFRKERIGGDSHGISYWYEDDPIIGHRLYREIRKTEVVQERKGKPRGSRVLSNTSYQWEAIATNFDEFQDVSEKLFSSKNRTEASVGKKLKIDMLPEIEKVHKKKERLMKKQHREALLLDNFLGVDGLATGRSLRDRKPVTYTFDDYDRSINEAIKITKKKQPSPEPIPRTREAGVKPDALTNGKLSGPSYASQHQFSMPSPKSPDFDDEEEHERDMLDRSNRQRQRPRRYSENEFIEVVSDNDVDFDSDDDIVGEAVYDEEYLRKRKQRRKFSSSSASEGDEEYHWDEDNVEEEEEEDSMSISEDSDKPQPRKVKQLPGRTRRETKLRSMGEIHSGLRRSKRATRNRINYRQYEMSESETEFIKPDKSNASDKCSDHSENGEFMVESEESDGNDDDGEFKVDEPATNPAAAENEYPAAGENEDPGAAENEDHVAGENEYPVAAKTEEPATGENEEPAGENQRNQYQDQNQHPENSSSPPGQEEVEGMSKRRFLDLNELAPSSGFDDGPTSHTSKHEGNGD